AGGGCCTGTGGTGGCTGGAATTCACGCTGACTGGCCGCGAAGCCCACACGGGCTCGACGCCGATGAACCTGCGCGTCAATGCCGGCCTTGCCATGTCGCGGATTATCGAGATGGTGCAGGATGTCGCCATGGGCGAGCAGCCGGGCGCCGTTGGCGGCGTCGGCCAGGTGTTCTTTTCGCCCAACTCCCGCAACGTGCTGCCGGGCAAGGTGGTCTTCACAGTCGATATCCGCTCGCCGGACAAGGCCAAGCTCGACCGCATGCGGGCAAAGATCGAGGCCGAGGCGCCGAAGATAACGGATGCTTTGGGTGTCGGCTGTTCGATCGAGGCGATCGGCCATTTCGCGCCCGTGACCTTCGATCCGACACTGGTGACCGCGGTGCGCACCGCCGCCGAAAAGCTCGGCTACAGCCATATGAACCTCATCTCCGGCGCCGGCCACGACGCCTGCTGGGCCGCCAAGGTCGCGCCTGCTACCATGGTCATGTGCCCCTGCGTCGGCGGCTTGAGCCACAACGAGGCAGAGGACATCTCCAAGGAATGGGCGGCGGCTGGATGTGACGTGCTGTTCCATGCGGTGGTGGAGACGGCGGGGATTGTCGAATAATGACGTTTCGCGCACGCAGATCCCCCTCATCCGGCCCGTTGGGCCACCTTCTCCCCGCTGGGGAGAAGAGGGAGTTTGCCGTGCGGGCGTACGAAAAAACCATCTCTACACCTGCGGAAGCAGTTGGAGCTTCTGAAGGTGCCGCGATCTCCCTCTTCTCCCCAGCGGGGAGAAGGTGGCCCAACGGGCCGGATGAGGGGGTCTTCCACCCATGAATGCTGCCAGAGATAACGATCTGACCAAGCGGCGCCCTGGCGCCACTCTCAAAGCCCGTACGCTCCGAAGAAACGAGACAGAAGCGGAATACCGTCTTTGGGGCGATCTCAGAAATCGACTGCTGAACGGCTACAAATTTTCTCGACAGGTTCCGCTTGGCCCTTACGTTGCGGATTTCCTTTGCCGTGAGCAGCGGCTTGTTGTCGAGATCGACGGATCGCAACATGCCGATTCCGTCTCCGACGTCATTCGAACCCAATGGTTAAACGCGAACGGCTATGCCGTTCTCCGCTTCTGGAACGAGGAAGCGCTGCGTGAACGCCGCCCCGTTCTCGAAACCATACTAGCCGTCCTGTCCGGCGACATCTCCGAGCGTTGCGAGACCATCCGCTTCTGGCCGGCGGACGCTATTCAAGAACTACAAGGGAGCAGACAATGACTACAGTCATCAAGAACGGCACCATCGTCACCGCCGACCTGACCTATAAGGCGGACGTCAAGATCGAGGCTGGCCGGATCATCGAGATCGGGCCGAACCTTTCCGGCGACGAGACGCTGGATGCGAGCGGCTGTTATGTCATGCCCGGCGGCATCGATCCGCATGTGCATCTCGAAATGCCGTTCATGGGCACCTATTCCTCCGATGATTTCGAAAGCGGTACCCGCGCCGCCCTCGCCGGTGGTACGACCATGGTGGTCGATTTCTGTCTGCCCGATCCCGGCCAGTCCCTGCTCGATGCGCTGAAGCGCTGGGACAACAAATCGACCCGCGCCAATTGCGACTATTCTTTCCATATGTCGGTGACGTGGTGGGGCGAGCAGGTCTTCAACGACATGAAGACCATCGTGCAGGAAAAGGGCATCAACACCTTCAAGCACTTCATGGCCTATAAGGGCGCGCTGATGGTGAACGACGACGAGATGTTCGCCTCGTTCTCGCGCTGCGCCGAGCTTGGCGCGCTCCCCCTCGTCCATGCCGAAAACGGCGATGTCGTCGCCGCCATGCAGCAGAAGCTGATGGATGAAGGCAATAATGGCCCGGAAGGCCATGCCTATTCGCGGCCCGCCTCCGTCGAGGGCGAGGCAACCAACCGCGCCATCATCATCGCCGATATGGCCCGCGTGCCGCTCTACGTGGTCCACACCTCATGCGAACAGGCCCACGAAGCCATCCGCCGCGCCCGCCAGAACGGCATGCGCGTCTATGGCGAGCCGCTGATCCAGCACCTGACGCTGGATGAGAGCGAATATTTCAACAAGGACTGGGATCACTCCGCCCGCCGCGTGATGTCGCCACCCTTCCGCAACAAGCAGCATCAGGACAGCCTCTGGGCCGGGCTCTCTTCCGGCTCGCTGCAGGTGGTCGCGACCGACCACTGCGCCTTTACCACCGACCAGAAACGCACAGGCGCCGGCGATTTCCGCAAGATCCCCAACGGCACCGGCGGGCTCGAAGACCGCATGCCGATGCTCTGGACCTATGGCGTCGCAACGGGCCGCATAACCATGAACGAGTTCGTGGCCGTCACCTCCACCAACATCGCCAAGATCCTCAACGTCTATCCGCGGAAGGGCGCGATCCTCGTCGGGGCCGATGCAGATATCGTCGTCTGGGACCCGAAACGCTCGAAGACCATTACCGCCAAGAACCAGCAATCGGCGATCGACTACAATGTCTTTGAAGGCAAGGAAGTGACTGGCTTGCCGCGCTACACGTTGACGCGCGGCGTGGTCGCGATCGAGGAAGGCACGGTCAAGACGCAGGAAGGCCACGGCAAGTTCGTGTCCCGCGAACCCTTCACTGCCGTCAACAAGGCGCTTTCCACCTGGAAGGAACTGACCGCGCCGCGCAAGGTTGAGCGCACCGGCATCCCGGCGAGCGGGGTTTAAAAATCGCGGATGCCCAATATGCCGCGCCTTACCCCCCTCTGTCCCTTCGGGACATCTCCCCCTCAAGGGGGGAGATCGTTCTTTTCCCAATTTGCGTATGCAGCGAGAGGGTTCGATGTGCTCCCCATCTCCCCCCTTGAGGGGGAGATGGGGAGCAGTGACAGAGTGGGGTGCGGCCCCACGCTTGAATGCCAGCGGTCAGAATTTGATCAGCGACTCCAACTCCGGCAGCAGCACAACGCTTTCCTGCTCGTTCGGGTCTGTCCGGGCGATCACCGCGCTGCAGGGCGCATCCGACAGGTTTGCCGGCAGATGCGGCACGCCGGCCGGAATGTAGAACATCTCACCGGCCTTGACGATGACGTGATGCTCCAGCCGGTCGCCATACCAGGTGTGCGCCTCGCCCGAGAGCATGTAGATCGCCGTTTCATGACTTTCGTGCATATGGGCCTTGGCGCGACCGCCCGGCGGGATCGTCAGGAGATGCATGCAGATGCCCTTGGCCCCGACGGCTTCCGCCGAAATGCCCTCGAAATAACTGAACCCCTGCTTGCCGTCATAGATACTCCCTGGACGAACCAGATGGCACGTCGGCTTTTCATCGAGAATACGTTCAGCCAAAACACTCTCAGATTGCGACATCGATCATCCTCCAGGCCCTCTGCGCCAGCATACCGTAAATGGACAATATGACGTACGATATTTCGAAACAGGAAGCCCAAGGGTTCCATACAGGTTCAGGGCGGAGCAACCAGCAGATCATGACCCCCAATCTTGCATCCGTGGTGTCGGCGCGCGATCTCGGCCTGACGTTCGAGACCGGCGACGGCCCCGTCAACGCGCTGACCGGCGTCAATCTCGATGTGAAGAAGGGTGATTTCGTCTCTTTCATCGGTCCCTCCGGCTGCGGCAAGACGACCTTCCTGCGCGTGATCGCAGACCTTGAAAAGCCGACCTCCGGCTCTATCACCGTCAACGGCACGACGCCGGAAGACGCCCGCAAGAACCGCTCCTACGGTTATGTCTTCCAGGCGGCCGCGCTTTATCCCTGGCGCACGATCGAGAAGAACATTGCGTTGCCGCTGGAGATCATGGGCTATTCCAAGGCCGAGCAGCAACAGCGCATTGCCCGCACGCTCGAGCTTGTGAACCTCGCCGGCTTCGGCAAGAAATTCTCCTGGCAACTTTCCGGCGGCATGCAGCAGCGCGCCTCGATCGCCCGCGCCCTTGCCTTCGATGCCGATCTTCTCTTGATGGATGAGCCCTTCGGCGCGCTGGACGAGATCGTCCGCGACCATCTGAACGAACAGCTGCTGGAGCTCTGGGACCGAACCAACAAAACGATCTGCTTCGTCACCCATTCAATCCCCGAGGCGGTCTATCTCTCCACCAAGATCGTCGTCATGAGTCCGCGTCCCGGCCGCGTCACCGACATCATCGAATCCACCCTGCCCCGGGAGCGTCCGCTGGATATCCGCGAGACACCCGAGTTCCTGGAAATCGCCAGCCGCGTGCGCGATGGCCTGAGAGCGGGGCATAGCTATGATGAGTAGGAGCAGGGGAATATTGCCGCGGTCTCCCTCTTCTCCCCCGCGGGGAGAAGTGCCGAGCGTAAGCGAGGCGATGAGGGGGACTTGGCGGCGAGTTCGGAGCCAGCCCGCCCCCTCATCCGGCCCTTCGTGCCACCTTCTCCCCGTTGGGGAGAAGAGGGAGCGAGCCGCACATCCAGAAATCAACAATCCCCCGCAGGCCCGCCCATGAACCCCGCCTTCCTTCTCTGGCTTGCCGCGGCCATGGCCGTTTTCCTGAGCGCCGCCACCGCATCGCGATACTACGTGGCCAACAACAACATCCTGGTCCTTGTCTTTTCCCTCGGCCTCTACTGCGTCGGCAATCTGATGATGGTGAAGCTGATGCGCGAGGGCGGACTGGGGATGGCAATCTCTGCTTCGGCCATCGCCCAGTTGCTGCTGATCAATATCATCGCCTTCGCTATCTTCGGCGAGCGGTTGACGACAACGCAGATGGCCGGCGTCGCCCTCGGCTTCGTCGCCATGGGGCTAATGCTGTTTCCAACGGGCGGTTCCGCGTCATGACCCTGCGCGAAAAATTCTTTCCCGTTCTTACCATCGTCCTGATCCTGATCGCCATCTGGTACGTCGCCGCCGTCTATCTCAACGCGCCCTTCGAGCGCGACACGGTCGCACGCGCTGGAACAACGATCACCTTCTCGGAAATCGTGCCGAAAACCATGTTCCAGGCACGACCAGTGCTGCCGGCACCGCATCAGGTCATAGCGGAAATCTGGGATACGACCTTCAACAAGCCGATCACCTCGAAACGCAGCCTCGTCTATCACGCCTGGATCACGCTTTCGGCGACCCTCGTCGGCTTCGGCATCGGCACCGTCCTCGGCATCCTGCTTGCCATCGGCATCGTCCACAACCGCGCCATGGATCGCTCGCTGATGCCATGGGTCATCGCCAGCCAGACGATCCCGATCCTTGCCATCGCGCCGATGATCATTGTCGTCCTCAATGCCATCGGCATTGCCGGCCTGCTACCGAAGGCGCTGATCTCGACCTATCTGAGCTTCTTCCCGATCGTCGTCGGCGTGGTGAAGGGCCTGCGCAGCCCCGAACAGATCCAGCTCGACCTGATGCACACCTATTACGCCTCCTCCGCCCAGACTTTCTGGAAGCTGCGCTGGCCGGCTTCTATGCCCTATCTCTTCACTTCGCTGAAGGTGGCGATCGCTATCTCGCTGGTCGGCGCCATCGTCGGAGAACTGCCGACGGGCGCGGTCGCCGGTCTCGGCGCCCGTCTGCTTGCGGGCTCCTATTATGGCCAGACCGTGCAGATCTGGTCGGCGCTGTTCATGGCGGCGGCATTGGCCGCTGTGCTGGTCATCATCGTCGGCATCGCCCACACCGCCGTCCTCAAGCGCATGGGAGTGAAACCATGACCTCCGGTTTCCTCTACGGCGCCATCGCCTTCTGGCTCACCGCCTGGGCCATCAACGAATGGCTGGTGCGCGTCAAGACCAAGGATCGCACGGCCCAGCAAGCCATCCGCATCGCCGTGCCGTTGCTGTTCGGGATCAGCATCCTCGTGCTCTGGGAAGGCATTGTGCGCGGCTTCAATGTCCCCTCGGTCCTCCTGCCCCCGCCCTCGATGATCTGGACGCGGCTGATCAATTCGCTGCCGACGCTCTGGGCCGATTTCCGTCAGACGTTCCTCAAATCCGTCATCACCGGCTATGTGATGGGCTGCGGTCTGGGCTTCCTCGTCGCCATCGCCATCGATCGTTCGCCCTTCCTGCAGAAGGGGCTGCTGCCGCTCGGCAATTTCGTCTCGGCGCTGCCGGTGGTTGGTGTCGCCCCCATCATGGTCATGTGGTTCGGTTTCGACTGGCAGTCGAAGGTCGCCGTCGTCGTGATGATGACGTTCTTCCCGATGCTGGTGAACACCATCTCCGGCCTTGCCGCCGCAAGCCAGATGGAAAAGGACCTGATGCACACCTATGCCGCAAGCTGGTTCCAGACGCTCGTTAAATTGCGTCTTCCCGCGGCTTGGCCATTCATATTCAATGCACTGAAAATCAATTCCACGCTCGCCCTCATCGGCGCCATCGTGGCGGAATTCTTCGGGACACCCATCGTCGGCATGGGCTTCCGGATTTCCACCGAAGTGGGCCGCATGAATGTCGACATGGTTTGGGCCGAAATCGCGGTTGCCGCGGTGGCTGGCTCGGCCTTTTACGGGATCGTCGCGCTCGTCGAACGCGCCGTCACGTTCTGGCATCCGTCTGTCCGTGGTGGGCAGACGTCATAAAAGGGCCTGCCCACAAGGGCGGGCATCATAAGAGGGAACTGAAAATGAAGACAAAACTGGCATCCCTGCTGCTCGCAGGTGCATTTTCGCTTTCTGCCTTCCAGGCCATGGCGGCAGACAAGGTCACGCTTCAGCTGAAGTGGGTGACCCAGGCCCAGTTCGCCGGCTATTACGTCGCCAAGGACAAGGGCTTCTATGAAGCAGAAGGCCTTGACGTCGAAATCAAGCCGGGCGGCCCGGATATCGCCCCGCCGCAGGTCATCGCCGGCGGTGGTGCCGACGTCGTCGTCGACTGGATGCCGTCAGCGCTCGCGACCCGCGAAAAGGGCGTTCCCCTCGTCAACATTGCCCAGCCCTTCAAGTCCTCCGGCATGATGCTGACCTGCCTGAAGGAATCCGGCGTCGCCTCGCCGGCTGACTTCAAGGGCAAGACGCTGGGCGTCTGGTTCTTCGGCAACGAGTATCCGTTCCTGTCGTGGATGAGCCAGCTTGGCCTGAAGACCGATGGCGGCCCGGATGGCGTGACTGTCCTGAAGCAAGGCTTCAACGTCGACCCGCTGATCCAGAAGCAGGCGGCCTGCATCTCGACCATGACCTACAACGAATATGGTCAGGTGCTCGATGCTGGCATCAAGCCGGAAGACCTTGTCGTCTTCAAGTATCAGGATCAGGGTGTCGCAACGCTGGAAGACGGCCTCTACGTTCTCGAAGACAAGCTCAAGGAGCCTGCCTTCAAGGAAAAGATGGTCAAGTTCGTGCGCGCGTCGATGAAGGGCTGGAAATACGCCGAAGCCAACCCGGACGAAGCCGCAGGCATCGTTCTCGAAAACGACTCCACCGGCGCCCAGACGGAAGAACATCAGAAGTTCATGATGAGCGAAGTCGCCAAGCTGACGGCCGGCTCGAACGGCGCGTTGGATGAGGCCGACTACAAGCGCACGGTCGATTCACTGCTGAAGGGCGGCTCCGATCCGGTCATCACCAAGGAGCCGGAAGGCGCCTTCACCCACGAGATCACTGACGCTGCCCTGAAATAGGCATCTGACGGAATTTCATGCAGGAAACGCGCGGGAACGTCCCGCGCGTTTCTCATTTGCAACATATAAAAACACTTTTTTCAGATCGATGTGGTTCAAGACAAAAATTGCCTCGAAGAAGTCCTACAGATAGAATAATGAGGCACCATTCTTTTTTTATTGTGATCTTGCATCGCCAAAAGGGCCTTACTAAATAGAACCCTGAGGCATTTTGAGGAGAGCGCGGGGGAAATTTTCTCGAGTTGGATCGAGGCGATATTTCTTCCCCTTCCAGCGGCTGACAGCGATGTATCCTTCCCGGATGAAGGAGCGTTCTGGCAACCGATTTATCCGGAATTCGAGGAAAGTTAGCCGATGGCCCGCAACACGATGTTTGGTGTCCTTACCACGCTGCTTCTGGCGCTCCACGCGAGCACCGCACTGGCGCAGGAACCAGCTCCTGCAAAAACCGAACAGGCCCTGCCCTCCATTATTGTCTCGGAAGTCAAGACCAAGCCGATCGTCGATCGGGTTGTTGCGACCGGCGCCGTCAAGGCGGTCGAGGAAACCTATGTGTCGCCGCTCGTCGATGGGCTCTCCATCCGCACGCTGAACGCCGATGTCGGCGATCGCGTCGAGGCCGAAAGCACGCTTGCGACACTGAACCCGGACATGCTGGAGCTGCAGAAGAGCCAGTATGCCGCAAATCTTGCCAAGGCGAATGCCGGCCTTGCCCAATATCAGGCGCAGCTTGTCGAAGCGCAGGCCAATGCCGACGAAGCCGTTCGCGTCAGCGAACGATCGCAAAAGCTTTCCGAGGCCGGCTCGATGTCGACCGCCCAGCGGGATAAGGAAAAGGCTGCGGCAACGGCAGCGCTCGCCCGGGTCAACTCCGCCGAGCAACTCGTCTCCGTGGCCAAGGCCGATATCAAGGTCGTCGAGGCACAGATTTCGGATATCGACCTGCGGCTGGCCCGAACGGATGTGAAAACGCCCGTTACCGGCGTCATTTCGGCGAGGACTGCAAAAGTCGGCGCCATCGCCAATGGTAGCGGCGAGCCCCTGTTCACGATCATTCGCGACGGCGCAATCGAGATGAAGGCCGATATCATCGAGACGGACCTGCCGAAGCTTGAAATCGGTCAGAAGGCAAAAATTACGCTGGCGGACGGCAAAACGCAGATCGACGGTAAAATTCGCCTGATTTCACCGGTAGTCGATACCCAGACCCGCCTCGGCAGCGTCTACATCACGCTGCTAGATGCTGATAAGGCGCGGGTCGGCATGTATGCGAGAGCCCAGATCATCGTGACCGAGAAGGAAGCGCTTGTCCTTCCGCTCTCAGCGGTGACGAAGACCAAAGACGGCATGGTTACCCGCAAGGTTGACGGCGACGTCGCCCATGTCGCGAAGATCGAAACCGGCATTGAGGACGACGGATATATCGAGATCCGCAGCGGCCTTAGCCAGGGAGACAAGGTGATCACCAAGGCAGGCGCCTTTGTGCGCGACGGTGATCGCATTAAACCGGTGCTGTCCGGCGCCGAAACCGTATCGAACTGACGAGGTCTAAGCGATGAACTTCTCCGCCTGGGCAATCCGAAATCCGATCGCACCGATCCTCGGTTTCGCGCTTCTCTTGTTCCTTGGAATTCAATCGTTTTTCGCGTTGCCGATCACGAAGTTCCCGAACATCGATGTTCCCGTCGTTGCGATCACTGTTACCCAGAACGGTGCCTCACCGTCTGAACTGGAAATGCAGGTGACAAAGCAGGTCGAAGACGCGGTTGCCTCGATCGCAGGTGTCGATGAAATCCAATCGACAGTAACCGATGGAAAGTCGGTGACATCGGTCGTCTTCCGCATCGAAAAGCCGACCGAGGAGGCCGTGCAGGACACCAAGGACGCGATCGATCGCATCCGCAGCGACCTGCCAGCCGATGTTGAAGAACCCGTGGTCACCAAGATCGATGTCGAGGGACAGGCGATCCAGACCTTCTCCGTGACATCGCCGGACATGACGCTGGAAGAGCTGTCATGGTTCGTCGATGACACGATCAAGCGCGCCCTTCAGGGCCAGATCGGTGTCGGTCGCATCGACCGTTACGGCGGCTCCGATCGCGAGATTCGCGTCGAACTCGACCCCAACAAGCTCGATTCCTTCGGCATCACTGCGCCGGACGTGAACAACCAGCTGCGCAGCACCAACGTCGACCTCGGCTCCGGCCGCGGCCAGATCGGCGGCAACGAGCAGACGATCCGCACGCTCGGTGATGCCCGCAACGTCGCGCAACTTGCGAGCACCACCATTGCCCTGCCGAACGGCCGGTTCGTGAAGTTGTCCGATCTCGGCACCGTGACCGATACCTATGAGGAGCCGAAGTCCTTCTCGCGCTTCAATGGCGACGCGTCGGTTACCTTCGCGGTATTCCGATCGAAGGGCGCCAGCGAAGTGTCCGTCGCCGAAACCGTCGCCAAGAGCCTCGATGCGGTGCGTGCCGCGCATCCCGAGGTGAACATCGCGATGGTGGACGACGCCGTCTACTTCACCTACGGCAACTATGAATCCGCGTTGCACACGCTGACGGAAGGCTCGATCCTCGCCGTCCTCGTGGTGCTGCTGTTCCTGCGCAACTGGCGGGCAACCCTCATTGCCGCCGTCGCCCTTCCACTGTCTGCTATCCCGACCTTCTGGATCATGGACCTGATGGGCTTCTCGCTGAACCTCGTCAGCTTCCTCGCTTTGACGCTCGCGACAGGTATTCTTGTCGACGATGCGATCGTCGAGATCGAGAACATCGCGCGGCATATCAAGATGGGCAAGACGCCCTACCTTGCCTCGCTCGATGCCGCCGATGAAATCGGTCTTGCGGTTATCGCCACGAGCTTCACGATCATCGCCGTCTTCGTGCCGGTGTCGTTCATGCCGGGCATTGCCGGCCAATACTTCATCCAGTTCGGCCTGACGGTCGCCTTCTCCGTGTTCTTCTCGCTCATGGTGGCGCGTCTCATCACCCCGCTGATGGCCGCCTATCTGATGCGGCCGGAAGATGGCGTGGATGACCATCATGACAATGACGGCCGCCTGATGAAGGCCTATACAAGGCTGGTCAGCTTCACCACCTCGCGCTGGTACATGCGTTATGCGACGATGCTGGCCGCCTTCGGTTTCCTCGTCGGCTCACTCTACCTGATGGCGCAGGTTCCAGGCAGCTTCATGCCGCCAGACGATTCCTCGCGCGTCGTTCTCTCCGTCGAACTGCCACCAAACGCGACACTCGCCGAAACCGACACCACGACCACCCGTATCTATGATGCGATCCGCGATATCGATGGCGTCGATAGTGTCTTCATCCTGGGCGGCGCTTCGCCGAAGGGCGATCTTGAACTGCGCCGTGCGACCGTTCGCGTCATCCTTGGCAAGATCGATCACTCGCTGGTCAAGACCCTCGTGAACAAGGGCCTCGGTGGCCTTCCCATCATCGGCCAATATATGCCGAAGATGGAATTGGAGGGTCGCACCCGTCCGCAGTGGGATGTCGAAAAGGATATCTTCGCCAAGCTCAAGGACATTCCTGACGTTCGCATCACCAAGCTTAACGACCGGGGCGAGCGAGAACTGACGTTCAACTTCCTGTCTTCTAACGAACAGGACCTGAACGATGCGATCGGCGTGCTTGAAGCAAAGCTACGCGCCTCGCCGATTCTCTCGAATGTCAGCTCGGAAGGCGCCCTGCCGCGTCCCGAGCTGCAGATCTTCCCGCGCAAGGATGAGATCGCCCGCCTCGGCATCACGCCGCAGCAGATTTCGCAGACGATCCGCGTGGCGACCACCGGCGATGTCGATGCCGCACTCACCAAGATCTCGCTTGATGACCGGCAGATTCCGATCCGCGTGCAGACCTCGCTCGATGTCCGGCGCGATCTGCAGGCGCTCGGCGCGCTGAAGGTGAAGACGGCATCCGGTACCACGGTGCCTATCGATAGCGTGGTGGATCTCAACTACGCCGAAGGCCCGAGTTCGATCCTGCGTAATGCGAGAAACCGCGTTGCATCGATCGGTTCCGACGTGCCGCAGGGCACTGCACTCGATACCTCGACCGCCGAGTTCAAGCGGATCGTCAAGGAGACGAAGCTGCCGCCGACGGTAAGGCTCGCCGAAAGTGGTGACGCCAAGATCCAGAGCGAAATGATGCAGAGCTTCGGCAATGCCATGCTGCTCGGCCTGCTGATGGTTCTGGTCGTTCTCATCCTTCTCTTCAAGGATGTGATCCAGCCGTTCACCATCCTGCTGTCGCTGCCGCTTGCCATCGGTGGTGTTGCCGTTGCGCTGATCCTGACGCGCAATGCGTTTTCGATGCCGGTCATGATCGGGGTGCTGATGCTCATGGGCATCGTCACCAAGAACGCGATCCTGCTGGTCGATTTCGCCGTCGAGATGAAGCGCCATGGCATGGGCCGCGTTCAGGCCATGATCGAGGCAGGCCGCAAGCGCGCCCAGCCGATCATCATGACCTCGATCGCCATGTCGGCCGGCATGATCCCATCCGCGCTCGGCGTCGGTGAAGGCGGCT
This genomic stretch from Pararhizobium capsulatum DSM 1112 harbors:
- a CDS encoding cupin domain-containing protein, with product MSQSESVLAERILDEKPTCHLVRPGSIYDGKQGFSYFEGISAEAVGAKGICMHLLTIPPGGRAKAHMHESHETAIYMLSGEAHTWYGDRLEHHVIVKAGEMFYIPAGVPHLPANLSDAPCSAVIARTDPNEQESVVLLPELESLIKF
- a CDS encoding ABC transporter ATP-binding protein, translated to MTPNLASVVSARDLGLTFETGDGPVNALTGVNLDVKKGDFVSFIGPSGCGKTTFLRVIADLEKPTSGSITVNGTTPEDARKNRSYGYVFQAAALYPWRTIEKNIALPLEIMGYSKAEQQQRIARTLELVNLAGFGKKFSWQLSGGMQQRASIARALAFDADLLLMDEPFGALDEIVRDHLNEQLLELWDRTNKTICFVTHSIPEAVYLSTKIVVMSPRPGRVTDIIESTLPRERPLDIRETPEFLEIASRVRDGLRAGHSYDE
- a CDS encoding ABC transporter substrate-binding protein: MKTKLASLLLAGAFSLSAFQAMAADKVTLQLKWVTQAQFAGYYVAKDKGFYEAEGLDVEIKPGGPDIAPPQVIAGGGADVVVDWMPSALATREKGVPLVNIAQPFKSSGMMLTCLKESGVASPADFKGKTLGVWFFGNEYPFLSWMSQLGLKTDGGPDGVTVLKQGFNVDPLIQKQAACISTMTYNEYGQVLDAGIKPEDLVVFKYQDQGVATLEDGLYVLEDKLKEPAFKEKMVKFVRASMKGWKYAEANPDEAAGIVLENDSTGAQTEEHQKFMMSEVAKLTAGSNGALDEADYKRTVDSLLKGGSDPVITKEPEGAFTHEITDAALK
- a CDS encoding ABC transporter permease; protein product: MTSGFLYGAIAFWLTAWAINEWLVRVKTKDRTAQQAIRIAVPLLFGISILVLWEGIVRGFNVPSVLLPPPSMIWTRLINSLPTLWADFRQTFLKSVITGYVMGCGLGFLVAIAIDRSPFLQKGLLPLGNFVSALPVVGVAPIMVMWFGFDWQSKVAVVVMMTFFPMLVNTISGLAAASQMEKDLMHTYAASWFQTLVKLRLPAAWPFIFNALKINSTLALIGAIVAEFFGTPIVGMGFRISTEVGRMNVDMVWAEIAVAAVAGSAFYGIVALVERAVTFWHPSVRGGQTS
- a CDS encoding ABC transporter permease, with the translated sequence MTLREKFFPVLTIVLILIAIWYVAAVYLNAPFERDTVARAGTTITFSEIVPKTMFQARPVLPAPHQVIAEIWDTTFNKPITSKRSLVYHAWITLSATLVGFGIGTVLGILLAIGIVHNRAMDRSLMPWVIASQTIPILAIAPMIIVVLNAIGIAGLLPKALISTYLSFFPIVVGVVKGLRSPEQIQLDLMHTYYASSAQTFWKLRWPASMPYLFTSLKVAIAISLVGAIVGELPTGAVAGLGARLLAGSYYGQTVQIWSALFMAAALAAVLVIIVGIAHTAVLKRMGVKP
- the hydA gene encoding dihydropyrimidinase, giving the protein MTTVIKNGTIVTADLTYKADVKIEAGRIIEIGPNLSGDETLDASGCYVMPGGIDPHVHLEMPFMGTYSSDDFESGTRAALAGGTTMVVDFCLPDPGQSLLDALKRWDNKSTRANCDYSFHMSVTWWGEQVFNDMKTIVQEKGINTFKHFMAYKGALMVNDDEMFASFSRCAELGALPLVHAENGDVVAAMQQKLMDEGNNGPEGHAYSRPASVEGEATNRAIIIADMARVPLYVVHTSCEQAHEAIRRARQNGMRVYGEPLIQHLTLDESEYFNKDWDHSARRVMSPPFRNKQHQDSLWAGLSSGSLQVVATDHCAFTTDQKRTGAGDFRKIPNGTGGLEDRMPMLWTYGVATGRITMNEFVAVTSTNIAKILNVYPRKGAILVGADADIVVWDPKRSKTITAKNQQSAIDYNVFEGKEVTGLPRYTLTRGVVAIEEGTVKTQEGHGKFVSREPFTAVNKALSTWKELTAPRKVERTGIPASGV
- a CDS encoding efflux RND transporter periplasmic adaptor subunit — protein: MARNTMFGVLTTLLLALHASTALAQEPAPAKTEQALPSIIVSEVKTKPIVDRVVATGAVKAVEETYVSPLVDGLSIRTLNADVGDRVEAESTLATLNPDMLELQKSQYAANLAKANAGLAQYQAQLVEAQANADEAVRVSERSQKLSEAGSMSTAQRDKEKAAATAALARVNSAEQLVSVAKADIKVVEAQISDIDLRLARTDVKTPVTGVISARTAKVGAIANGSGEPLFTIIRDGAIEMKADIIETDLPKLEIGQKAKITLADGKTQIDGKIRLISPVVDTQTRLGSVYITLLDADKARVGMYARAQIIVTEKEALVLPLSAVTKTKDGMVTRKVDGDVAHVAKIETGIEDDGYIEIRSGLSQGDKVITKAGAFVRDGDRIKPVLSGAETVSN
- a CDS encoding efflux RND transporter permease subunit, encoding MNFSAWAIRNPIAPILGFALLLFLGIQSFFALPITKFPNIDVPVVAITVTQNGASPSELEMQVTKQVEDAVASIAGVDEIQSTVTDGKSVTSVVFRIEKPTEEAVQDTKDAIDRIRSDLPADVEEPVVTKIDVEGQAIQTFSVTSPDMTLEELSWFVDDTIKRALQGQIGVGRIDRYGGSDREIRVELDPNKLDSFGITAPDVNNQLRSTNVDLGSGRGQIGGNEQTIRTLGDARNVAQLASTTIALPNGRFVKLSDLGTVTDTYEEPKSFSRFNGDASVTFAVFRSKGASEVSVAETVAKSLDAVRAAHPEVNIAMVDDAVYFTYGNYESALHTLTEGSILAVLVVLLFLRNWRATLIAAVALPLSAIPTFWIMDLMGFSLNLVSFLALTLATGILVDDAIVEIENIARHIKMGKTPYLASLDAADEIGLAVIATSFTIIAVFVPVSFMPGIAGQYFIQFGLTVAFSVFFSLMVARLITPLMAAYLMRPEDGVDDHHDNDGRLMKAYTRLVSFTTSRWYMRYATMLAAFGFLVGSLYLMAQVPGSFMPPDDSSRVVLSVELPPNATLAETDTTTTRIYDAIRDIDGVDSVFILGGASPKGDLELRRATVRVILGKIDHSLVKTLVNKGLGGLPIIGQYMPKMELEGRTRPQWDVEKDIFAKLKDIPDVRITKLNDRGERELTFNFLSSNEQDLNDAIGVLEAKLRASPILSNVSSEGALPRPELQIFPRKDEIARLGITPQQISQTIRVATTGDVDAALTKISLDDRQIPIRVQTSLDVRRDLQALGALKVKTASGTTVPIDSVVDLNYAEGPSSILRNARNRVASIGSDVPQGTALDTSTAEFKRIVKETKLPPTVRLAESGDAKIQSEMMQSFGNAMLLGLLMVLVVLILLFKDVIQPFTILLSLPLAIGGVAVALILTRNAFSMPVMIGVLMLMGIVTKNAILLVDFAVEMKRHGMGRVQAMIEAGRKRAQPIIMTSIAMSAGMIPSALGVGEGGSFRAPMAIAVIGGIIVSTVLSLLVVPSFFLIMDDLSRLLGWLFGRLVGKKDDEPEVLENEALTGIVTDQAKTITELQERLDRLEGPKRTGNVISHPAALAAE